GAGAGTGTGCAGGACAACAGTCTTCCTGTGAgtctgctggagctgaggagcTTCAATAGTGTGCCACAGGTAAGACTGGGGCTGTTTTccaaacggcctgctacatactacctacgaacgtagtaggcagtaggtactgcctacaaactgtgtttgaatttagtatgtagtatgactgttctgttcgatctgtcatgcagcatgctgagccagacgtcactggatttccagtttcagaaagcagaagtaaacaacggccaagctgatagagaaactgcttctttagcatcacttatgatttaaccGTCCTGTTACCCttaaatttactaacatcttttatccttggggtcaatttgaccccagaaatttaaacctccagaaactgattgttacgcaggtttacagttgtgctcaagtttacataccctggcagaatttgtgatttttttggccatttttcagagaatatgaatgataagagaaaacttTGTTTCACTCATGCTTAGTGGTTGGGGGAAGCAAAATTATTATctaacaactgtgtttactctttttatatcataaagacaacagaaactacccaagaaaccatacattctgccagggtatgtaaacttatgagcacaactgtatgggtcaggtactttatgtttctttgttgactacctaaatagtccttaaataaaatatatttcaagcataaacacaatttaaagcattcagaaggactttattataaaacagaacatcaaactgctgtgagtttatCATGCTCTCGTCGACCCTgcgtctttagagacatggtggctggaaatattatatctcaatataaaggttggtgggttgatcccagctcctgcagtcacatgcggaagtgtccttggctatagtgacctcaatatcatccaaaacaaccaaaacaaatgtgtgtaaaatgttgatatttcttatgtacagctaaaacagcctggggtcaaattgacttcAATGTACACTgatgggtcttttttttttttgtttacaggaaattggaacatatgaACATTTTAACTTTATGTTTTCACAGTTGTCCCCATttaattaggaaaagtcatgaaatatgaagccaaaaatatgatgttagtcattaatttagagatgtcacacattgaatggggtccaattgaccccaaggataataggagggttaaaaagttaagaagtggtttatatggaattgaATAATTTTCAAAGAACCTAAAAACTGAGAGGTCCccgtcaaaaaataagaaaaaaagaaaaagtggaatgagtgctgtgcattgtgggatatTGGTCCGATgcatagtatatatatatatatatatgtctatgGTCTGATGCATACCGAGAACTGTTCCCAGATCAGTACGACacccgggtagttttggcacacTGCAGATTTAGCTATTTTTCacttactgcatactacatactgaattttggccaaatcagtacgtactgttAGTATAGTAGacggtttcgaaaacagtcaTTGACACCTTCAGTTTCAGATGAATAGTCTCAAAGGCTGTGTAGAACTGGTCATAACACAAAATAAGCCCTTTATCCATAGTGTTGTGACAGTACAGGTAAATAATGTGTGAAGGTCTGAGACATCATAATAGTTGAAAATCTGCATTAGTTAAAATTTTAtgaagatatatatatatatttaatataaatgcATTTTGATCTAAGAGTTAGAAAAACCCATGCTGCCAGCTAATGTTGTGACCTGCAGATGTCCGTATACTTGTGATCAATTATTGACTGGTGGTGTCTTGAAATTTGCAGAACCTGCAGCACATTCTTACAGATTGTCCAGTTAAACATTTGGTAAGTATTGAGCTTTAAGAGAGGATGCTGTTCAACATTCAGCTCACATAAAAACCCAGCAGTTAAATAATCATTATGTTATCACTACTTCCCCAGAGAGAAACAGGACTGAAGGTGTTCCAGCTCTTCATTGACAAATTAGATCCAGAAGCAAAGCACAAGTTCTTCAGGTGAGAGgaatcatttgttttaatttctttatttcatattcACTGTGTTAGTCCTGTTCAAACTGCAGCTGTCCCTTTCTAATCATCTGCTTATCAATACATTTGTTTCCACTTTTCACCAGTATATGATTAATGTGCAATAGGGACACAGAGACATCCATTTTGTCAACTTCATTGACCAAGACTTAACTatatccagtggtggacagtaacagagtaaatgtactttaGTTCTGTACTTGAGTagattttttgagtatctgtactttgttTGAGTATTGTTTCTTTGGAGAACGTATGGCTTTTACtctatttaaagacaaatatcatgcTTTTGACtgcactacatttctatcagtgctctaattactcactacttttgctttgaggtcagctgatgaattttcctttctgaaatcagatcccaaagaccctAAACTGTTCGTGAACTTGTGTTTAGTTTGTCTaaatggtgtagccgtacctcggtaAGACAGATgcagatcaaacgttcttcagatcagtgcgttcatttagttgtggtgatgatggctatggccTTGAGgaatgatgattctctacctgagcaccacggctgtattttaaacccacgcttgaggttttgaaataaagaatgattgtttgtattgttgtaaatctctgatctgtttaccacacaaacttcatcacagcctacaaaacatcagcatctaacctgagaaagcatgtgaaGGTCAACTTTCAGTTGTActtgtttgaccaggaggatctatactttgacttaagtaatgaagacgtgtactttgtccaccgcTGACCATATCtaattttaaattcaaaatgtaaattgcTGCATACTCCATGCATCTTCTACCAAAGTCTAACTTTTTGTTGCAGGTGTATGTTGAAAACCAGCTCCCATGCAGGAGTAGTGAGTTACATCATAAAAAACATCCGGAGTCAAGTCGAATTTTCTACCCAGGTGAGATAAACAAAACGGATTACAGCTTTCAAATATCAGATCACTGTGAGGAGATCAAGGCTTTGTATTTGACTCGGATTGTAAAGATCtagtgattttatttcacatttctacATTTCCGATTAACCCCCTTCAGCCGGGTAACGCCAATAAATGGTTTCTGGGAGAGGACCTTCTCTCGTTGTTGGGACTGGTGTTGTGTTTGCCACAAGGGGCTGAGACTGATTTGCTGAGTAATATGGACAGGTaagtaagacacacacacacacacacacacacacacacacacacacacacacacacacacacacgcacacacacgcacacgcacgcacacacacgcacacacacacacacacacacacacacacctgcttttTTGTTACTTCTGTTCTGGCCATCCACAAGGAAATGTCCAATTTGATGTGTGAATGTTCAGCAGCCCAGAGGGAATGCATTCTGAGATAGCTGTCAGTCTGATTATTTGAAACCCAGTGTTGACATTCACACAAGTCAAGTTAAGTCAACTCACAAGCAGTATATGGAGAAGAAAAGCAACTCTAGACATGTACGTAGCAAGTTTTGGCCTTAGATAGTAAAATGCATCTATAACTAAAATAAAGGGTGAATTTCACTCTTTGGTTCATCAATTAATGTTACAATCTATTTAGCTTGGTTATGTTCCGATCAGATTTATCTTAATCTTCTCTCTTCCATAGAAAGtttcaaatgaaaaatgaatgtaaatatgAGAACTGGGGCACTTTATCTGGACTGAGCCATTAATCAATGccctgtctctgttttctccagGATAATGGAGAGTTTGAATCTTCTACGCTATCTCCTAATCAGAGACAAAGAACTCAGAGGCAAAGTAAGTCGCCCTAACTCAACATGTTCACTGGTCAGTCCTCAGGGTTAATGCAGAAAGCTGATGATCTCCTCCTACCTTCAGACAGATATGTGGGAAGAGCTGTGCAGGATCAAAGATGAATTCCTCAAAATGCTGCGTGTGTGCATCAGCATATCAAGAGGGTATTATTCTGCTGAACGGAAGGCACTGAGGGAGGATCAGAAGCTAAAAGCAAAAGGTAGGCATTAGCTGTTCATCTGTGCAGCAAAATAACACCGCAATGGCAAATAGGGACATCACCCTGTTTTCACACTAAAACTTTCTTTCCTGTAGAAGCCAGAGATGCTGCCAGAACAACTAGATTAATAAAAAGCATCAATGTGAAACATGAGAAAGTTTCCAACATGTCCCCAGAGGACCAGCACCAGGTACAAAAACGCTTTATCTCATCCTTTATCATTTGGATGTTTGTGTTCAGAAAGCTGACTACTCTCATGTGTTGCAGGTGTTGCAGAGTGCTttggtgacctttgacctgatgGAGAGTCTCATATTCCGGATTGAAGAGATCGCTGAGGAAAAACTGAAGATTTGCTGCTAAACAACTCTCTGAAACTCAAACGAGTGTCCATTCACCTGTTCAGcaattaaatgtatcagaatCGTATTTGATATATAAACATAGGTCCCAACCTTTCTCTGTACGGTCATCAATACGCAGCTTTAAACAAAACCAATTTCAAAATTCATCCCCACCTTAATTGTTTCACAAAACAAGATATTAATGGAACTCCAAACACACATAATCAAAGGTTTGTTACCTTTAAGAGGCAACTGTCATTAAATTGAATTCATGATCCCTTAAAACATTCAGATATGTGTTGATTTGTATTACtttccatatttttttaaatcattgtcTTGTGAAATGGGGCTTCTGATTGGTTCATGTCTCTGCTCatttttcttatgttttttgttgtgtattttcatATATTATGTGAACTTAACTTTATTGTTATTCACTAGATTTTATGCAGTTTAATGtgagatacaaaaaaaaccccttAATCTGCTGGCGTTTAAGTATCACTACCGACCTCTGGGTTATCATTCTCAGTTTCTCTTTATTTAATTAACTGGTTGTGTTATTTCTTATGGCAGTTCTTCtagaaaacagaacagaacaaactGCGAATATattgaaaaacatattttgaccTTTGCTTTAGTGTCATATAAGACAGCAGAGggtttttaaaccttttttgcAAAACCATGCTGGATCACCTGCTGAGCCTTAAAGCATGCCTCTTAGCGTCTCCCAGCCAGGACTGCTTTGGATGATGTCAGCCCGAGCCAGAGACATCCGGTTGCGGATACTGTCAACATGGGGCTTACTGGTGGCCTGTAGACAAATGAGCCTTTGCTTACTTGAAAGAATCAAAAAGGGAAAACAGCACGTCTAATTTATTATCCAGAAATACCAAATTAGAGCTCTTTTACATCTTTACCTTGGCAATTGTTAACATTCCTTTGACAATCTCAGCATTGTTTCGCACAGGCAAGATCCTGAGGTTGCTACCGAAGAATCTggaggagaaataaaaacatatacttattcagttttaaaaatactgacagCTAATGGTAATAACAATTACAAAGTCTATTTACCTGGAATGTTTTAGAAGGAAAACAAGCTTGCATGCTTCTGTAGTTCACCTTCTTACAAGAAGAACTAATACAACCATTCATTTACCTGTGTTGAATTGCTGTCAATATGCCCAATTCCCTTTGCCCATTAAAGGGGGTGTATAGGAGCAAGAAGCCGTTCCTGTGCACTTTCACAAACGTATTTATCCTCTCAGTGAGTCCAGATTCCTCAAATCGCTCAGGGAGGTCTTGAAGATCAACCAGAAGAAAGGCAGTGCCTTCAGTGCACAAGATATACATGTCACAAGTTATTGATGTCAACAATTTATTCAAGTGAGCACAACACTGCATTGTTTGTATAGAGTTGTGATAACTCTGACCACTGCTGACATATACAACAAAACGTTATTGTAAACTTTCtaaattaaatcacagtaaagtTACATAAGGAGTAGGTTTAAAATGAACATGTGTGGTCTGTTTCCTAATAGCTTCCTAATAtctgtctttagagacatgacggctggaaatattatatctcaatataaaggttggtgggttgatcccagctcctgcagtcacatgcggaagtgtccttggttatagtgacctcaatatcatccaaaacaaccaaaacaaatgtgtgtaaaatgttgatatttcttatatacagctaaaacacagttcaatgtacagtcatggccaaaagttttgagaatgacacaaatattacattttcacaaagtctgctgcttcagggtttttaggtgtttttgtcagatgtttctatggtataatgaaatacaattagaagcatttcataagtatcaaaagcttttattgagaattacacagaattcatgcaatacgtcaatatttgcagtgttgaaccttctttttcaagacctctgcaattctccctggcatgctgtcaatcaacttctggaccaaatcctgactgatggcagtccattcttgcataatcaatgcttggagtttgtcagaatttgtgggtttttgattgtccacccgcctcttgaggattgaccacaagttctcaataggattaagatctggggagtttccttgccaagggcccaaaatcttaatgttgtgttccccgagccattttgttatgacttcctccagatgccccaaagaatcggaaaggggattcatcagagaaaatgactttaccccagtcctcagcagtccagtccctgtaccttctgcagaatatcagtctgtccctgatgtttttactggagagaagtggcttctttgctgccctccttgacaccaggccttcctccaaaagtcttcgcctcactgtgcgtgcagatgcactcacacctgcctgctgccattcctgagcaagctctgcactggtggtggcccgatcccgcagctgtaacaccttcaggagacggtcctggcgcttgctggactttcttgggcgccctggagcctgtttggcaacaattgaacctctctccttgaagttcttgataattcgatagacggttgactgaggtgcaatcttactcgctgctataaacttccctgttgggccctttttgtgcaatgcaatgatggctgcacgtgttcccttgcaggtaaccatggctaacagatgaggaacaatggtgtcatgcaccatcttccttttaaagtgtccagtcactcaatcatgacagattgatcgccagccttgtcctcatcaacacccacacctgtgttaatgtgtgtgacacctgtgtgtcattgaaattatgttagctggtccttctgtggcagggctgaaatgcagtggaaatgtgtttttggtgataaagttcattttcaaggcaaagagggactttgcaattaattgcagttgagctgatcactcctcataacattctggagtatatgcaaattgccattataaaaactgaaacagcagactttgtgaaaattaatagttgtgtcattctcaaaacttttggccatgactgtacactgatgggtcttttttttttttttacaggaaattagaacatatgaacattttaattgtgtgtttttacagttGTCCTCATTAAATCatgaaaagtcatgaaatatgaagtcaAAAAATGATGtaagtcattaatttagagacgttacactttgaatggggtccaattgaccccaaggataataggagggttaaaagcaTACCTTAAGGACCTTTAGGGTTTTTCTCAGAGGTAATTGTGTATATTTAAGAAGTTATGTTTCTATTAGCAGAAAATAAAGCAGGTTTTACCTGATAGAGGGAAAATAAAGGCTCCAGACTGCACACTGTCTGAAAACCTGATTTTGTGTTGCTGCGCACTCAGCATCCTGCTGGTGTCGTGGTTCTggaccaaaataaacacaaaggttatGGAATTAATTTAGAAACTTCGTAACATGAAAGCCACACTAACCTCAATGAGGCATAATAAACTACACTGTTATTTATAGTCCAAACtacagtgttttcagtgttagCTAGTGAGCTAATGTAATGATGAAGGATTGAGAGGTGATAGTTTTCTCTTACCTGGAGGGATGAGCTGGATATAATCGTTGTTTTCCACTGCTGAGTCATTCCTCTGCTCGTTGCCATTTATTATTGCTTGCTGAAATATTGCTGAATGGTTaagtttataaataagaagCCAAAACTACTTTCTTTTTCAGGTTTACTCAACGTTCATTCCTTGTTCATTCCAGGGTTGCTATGACATGAAGGGACCACTAGAGGTCGCTGTGGGATCATCCAATGATAGTTCCAGGATCTGAACAGGTGTTACTGATTTAACTAATCACAGACACAAATCAACACCTGCAATTGGCTGAGCAGATGTTGGCTCTGGCAGTCAAGATTTCAGGTTACCACAATACCTGGTGGGGTTTCTTACACTAACAGGGCCTgctatttttatatttgaatatttttattacatttttcaacacataAGACACACAATATTAAACATACTCAACACAATACACAATGGCCTTACACACTTGCATACACCTGAATAGCTTGACATACTGAGGGGGGAAAAGAGAAATAATAGAAATGATAATAATGGAGAGGGTAATATTCGGGATAAACTGAAATCAtacacaaatttgaaataagTAAGTGGAAGTCATTTGGCAGGGGTTCTTCCTATACAGTGCAGAAATGGCTGCCATATCCTTGTAAACGTATTGAGTGAACCCTGGGTCGTGTGTATTAGTTGCAAGGAGTAAAGAGAAGGCCACCACTGCTGCCTGGTTAGCTGAGATCCTGCAGTCATGTGGAACGATCCCAAATATGGCTGTCACTGGGTGTGTCACACACTTCTGATAGAGTATTAAATACCTCAGTCCAGCttggacagccccaaaacatataACTGAGGGTGCACCTACACCTTGGACAGTTTTCATTTGTTCCCGGATAGAATTTAGCCGGTCTGCTGTTGGACAAATGGAGCCTATGCATTACTTTATACTGCAGTAACCCATGTCTGATACATATGGACGCTGTATGTACTAGTCCCACTGCTCTCTGCCACACTGCCCCAGATATGTCCACACCAAGTTCTGCTTCCCACTGCTGTTTAATGCGGTCAAGTGAGGGGGCTGCAGCTCTATGAATCATCTCATATAATACAGACATGGTTCCTCTTTGTAATGGGTCTATCTTTAACCAATCATCGCTCCAACATGACTGCAGTGTCTGAAGGGATGGAGAGAAGTATTTTTTGACGAAAGGGCCTACTATTTTTGAAAAGCAGTTTGTGATATCAGAATATTCAGgactttatatttttataagtTTATATTCCATATTCCTTAAGTTGGGTACCACTAAACTGCTCAAAATTGTGTGGAAGAAAGCCCCATCAAAGTTAGACTTTCATTTCATTGTTCAAGATGTTTTCTTTccagcatgagtgaaaaattcCAACCATTAACTACATGCATAGCACTACTATTTTTGTAAGTaggtaaataaatagatagtgtttatttttttactaaTTTGAGTATATAAGTTCCAAATTATAGTTAAAAAATGCAAGAAAGGAGTGGCCAGCAGCAACTAAATCCCTGTCCCTTTAAGCAAATTCTATAATATatctagggttgccaactttcttactactaaataagggacaggtgcacggtgccacgGTGGTGTGAGCataatgtgtgaattcagcgtatattctgattctgattcaactagAAATGCAgg
The genomic region above belongs to Notolabrus celidotus isolate fNotCel1 chromosome 2, fNotCel1.pri, whole genome shotgun sequence and contains:
- the LOC117827124 gene encoding uncharacterized protein C1orf146 homolog isoform X2 — its product is MATSRGMTQQWKTTIISSSSLQNHDTSRMLSAQQHKIRFSDSVQSGAFIFPLSDLPERFEESGLTERINTFVKVHRNGFLLLYTPFNGQRELGILTAIQHRFFGSNLRILPVRNNAEIVKGMLTIAKATSKPHVDSIRNRMSLARADIIQSSPGWETLRGML
- the LOC117827124 gene encoding uncharacterized protein C1orf146 homolog isoform X1: MATSRGMTQQWKTTIISSSSLQNHDTSRMLSAQQHKIRFSDSVQSGAFIFPLSGTAFLLVDLQDLPERFEESGLTERINTFVKVHRNGFLLLYTPFNGQRELGILTAIQHRFFGSNLRILPVRNNAEIVKGMLTIAKATSKPHVDSIRNRMSLARADIIQSSPGWETLRGML